The Streptomyces sp. NBC_00435 nucleotide sequence CCAGTCCGGCCAGGTCTCGTGGATACCACCGCTGACCTGGCACATGTTGATCGGCCCCGCGATCCTGGTGGCGGTCGGCGTGCTCGGAGCCTGGGCGGACCGGTGGAACGGGCCACGGGCGGGGCAGGCTGACCTGCCGAGGCGGGTCGGCCGGGTTGGCCGGGCGGGGCGGCTGTCGGCGGCGGCCGTCGGTCTGCCCCTGCTGGCGGTGCCCCTGTTGGGGCTGGCCGCCGCCTCCCTGGTCCAGCCGCTGTTCCTGGACCGGTACGTGCTGTTCTCCATGCTGGGGCTGGCCCTGCTGATCGGCGCGGGACTGGGAGCGGCCGTCCGGGTCCTCGCGCCCCGGTGGCCCGGGACCTCCCGTGCGCTCGTACCGGCCGTGATCGGGGTCTCCGCGCTGGCGGTGCTGCCCGTGGCGCTCGCCGACAGGTCCCCCGCCAGCCGGGTGGACGACGTACTGGCGGTGGCCGGGGAGGTGTCCCGGCTGAAACGGGACGGCGACGCGGTGCTCTTCGTCCCGGCGGCCCGGCGGGACACCGCGCTGGTGTCGCCCGGGGCCTTCGCCGGCCTGGTCGACACAGCCCTGGCCCGCGGCCCCGTGGAATCAGGCACCCTCAAGGGCGAGGAGGCCGACCCCGCGCGGATCCGGGCGGCCCTGCTGCAGCGGCGGCGGGTGCTGCTGGTGACGGACGCGGCGAAGGTGCCGGGACGGTCGGGCTCCGAGGCGGACCGGGCGAAGGCCGCCGTCCTCGGGGAGGAGTTCACCGTGGTGGAGGACCGGGAGGTCCGCGGCCGCCGGGTGACGGTGTACGAGCGGCGCCCGTAGGCCGGTCGGGCCGCCGCTCCGTCAGCCGGTCCCCTCGGGCCAGTCGTGCGCCCCGTACCTGGACAGCCGGCCGGGATCGCGCCGCATCGGCAGCCCGATCCGTTCGGCGACCCGCGGGTCCCGGGCCGCCTTGCCGGACATGACCCAGCCGCCCGGCGTGCGGCGGTACTCGTGAATGCGGGCGTCCACCCGCTCCGCCGGCTCCGACCAGTCTACCCGCTCGAGCTCCGCCCAGCTGATCCAGGTGGGGCTGTGCCCGTCGGACCCCCCAGTCCGCGAACCGTGCGCGCACGACTTCGGAGGCATCCGTTGGAAGCCCCCGTTCCTCGGGTTTCGCGCGAGGGATTCACAGCTGATTCTTATGGATTCCCCGCCTCCGGTCACAGGTTTCCCGGGAAGGCTCTGGTGCATGATCCAGCGCCTCTCCTCCCGACCGGAACGCCGCCCCCGCGCCCGTGCCCGTGGCCGGCGCGCCTCCCGGATCCTGCTCGCCCTGGCCGCGATGACGGCCTTGCTGAGCGTCGACGTCCCCGACGCGCTCGCCGGGCCTCCGCTCGGCGTCACCACCGCGGCCGCCGCCGACGCGGCGTCGGCGCGGGTGGGTGCGCTGTTCGCCGGCGGCATCGACGGCGGACACTTCTGCACCGCCGCCGTGGTGCGCAGCGAGGACCGCGATGTGATCGCCACGGCCGCTCACTGCCTCGGCGGCGACCTGGACACCACCTACTTCGCCCCCGGCTACCGGGACGGCGAGACCCCGTACGGTCTGTGGAGGCTGACCGACATGTACGTGGCCCCGGACTGGACGGACGGCAAGGACCCGGACGACGACATCGCCTTCGCGACCGTCGCCCCGCTGGACGGCCGGCAGGTCGAGGACCTGGTCGGCGGCTTCCCGGTCGCGGCGGAGCAGCCGGCCGGCGCCACGGTGTCCATCGTGGGCTACCCCAGCTCCGAGGAGTCCCCGCTGCACTGTGCCAACGGCACGACCATGCTCTCGCCGACCCAGCGCCGCATCGAGTGCCCGGACCTCAGCGGCGGCACCAGCGGCAGCCCCTGGCTCGTCGACGGCGCCCTGGCGGGCGTCCTCGGCGGCTACGAGGGCGGCGGGACTGTCCCTGAGGTCTCGTACAGCGCGGTCATGGGCGACCAGGCGGTGGAGCTCTACCGCGAGGCGGCCGTCAACGGCTGAGGCGGGCCGGTACGGGGCGCCCATACGGCCGTCAGTGGCCGTGGGCCGCCGTGGCGGGCGCCTCGAACCAGGTCGGCTCGTCGAGCAGCGCCTGGCGGATCCGGTCGACGGCGAAGGATTCCAGCGGCTCCGGCAGCGCGTCCGGCTCGAACCAGGCCACCTCCAGCGACTCGTTGTCGTTGACCCGGGCCTCCCCGCCCGTGGCCCGGCAGCGGAAGGTGATGTCCTGGAACTGGCAGACGTCCCCGTTGGGATAGGTGATCGGCGGGAGCATCTGCACCAGCACCACCCGGTCGGGTACGCACCGCACCGCCGTCTCCTCGTACACCTCGCGCACCGCCGTCTCGGCCGGCTGCTCCCCCGGTTCGGCGATCCCCCCGATCACCGACCAGCGCCCGGTGTCCGCGCGTCGGCCCAGCAGCACCCGCCCCAGGTCGTCGACGACGATGGCGGTGACCCCGGGCAGCAGCAGCAACTGGTGACCGGCGGTGGCGCGCAGGGTGCGGATGAAGTCAGGTGTGGTCATCCCCCGACCCTACGAGGCCTCCGGCCCTACGAGGCCCTGCCGATGCGGCGCGCCAGCGTCCAGCCGAGGCCGGCCGCGGCTACGGCCAGCAGGAGGTACTCGACGAGCGGACCGAAACGGGTGGCGGGGGTTTCGGTGGAGCGCAGCGGGATCTCCGCGACCAGCGCGTCGGCGGTGAACATCTTCGTCTGCTGGACGATCTTCCCGTCGGGCCGGATCACGGCGCTGACCCCGCTGGTGACGGGCACCAGGACGGTCCGGCTGTGCTCCACGGCCCGGACCCGGTCCATGGCGAGCTGCTGGTAGGTCATCTCGGTGCGGCCGAAGGTGGCGTTGTTGCTGGGCACCGCGATGACCTGGGCGCCGGCCTGGACGGTGGAGCGGACGGCGTCGTCGAAGGCGGCCTCGTAGCAGGTGACCATGCCGACTCCGCTGCCCGCCATGTCGAAGACCCCGGGCTCCTTGCCCGGGCCGAAGTCGCGCCGCACCCGGTCGACGTCGGCGCTGAAGAGCCGGACGAAGGAGCGCATCGGGATGCGTTCGCCGAAGGGCTGGATCTTGCGCTTGTCGTAGGTGTCGACCGGTCCCTTGACCGGGTCCCACAGGATCATCGTGTTGCGCAACGGGCCGGTCTCCGGGGCCAGTACGGAGCCGATCGCGACGGGCACCCCGATGGTCTTGACCGCGTTGTCGATGACGGCGTAGGCGTCGGCCTCGGCGAACGGGTCGATGTCGGAGGAGTTCTCCGGCCAGACCACGAAGTCCGGCTTCGGTACCTTGCCGAGCTTGACGTCCTGGGCCAGCTGGATCGTGCGGTTGGCGTGGTTGTCCAGGACCTGGCGGCGCTGGGCGTTGAAGTCGAACCCGGCGCGCGGAACGTTGCCCTGGACGACTGCGGCCACGGCGGTGCCGTCGTCGGCCGCGTCGGAAACCAGCGGCCGGGCCGCCAGGGCTCCGGCGAGCGGGGCCGCCACCGCGGTCGCGGCGAGCAGCGCGGCGGTGGCCCGGCGGGTGTCGGCGCCGACGCGCAGGGCCTCGTACAGCCCGAATCCGCACAGGGCCACGGCGAAGGAGAGGAGGGGGGTGCCGCCGAGCGCGACGAGCGGCAGGAAGACCCCGTCGGGCTGACCGAAGGCGAGTTTGCCCCAGGAGAAGCCGCCGAAGGGGGCGCGGGCGCGCAGCGCCTCGCCGGCGATCCAGACGGCGGCGCCCCACAGCGGCCAGCCGGGGAGCCGGCTGACGAGCGCGATGCCGAGGGCGGTGACGCCGATCAGGAGGGATTCCAGGGCGACGAGCGCCAGCCACGGGACGGGGCCGACGCCCTCTCCGGTCCACACCAGCAGGGGCAGCAGGAACCCGAGGCC carries:
- a CDS encoding NUDIX hydrolase, with product MTTPDFIRTLRATAGHQLLLLPGVTAIVVDDLGRVLLGRRADTGRWSVIGGIAEPGEQPAETAVREVYEETAVRCVPDRVVLVQMLPPITYPNGDVCQFQDITFRCRATGGEARVNDNESLEVAWFEPDALPEPLESFAVDRIRQALLDEPTWFEAPATAAHGH
- the lnt gene encoding apolipoprotein N-acyltransferase; the encoded protein is MSSSATRAAGNEAGNDVGNEAETEAEAGVAAPETRSAAGSPVRRWAGRLARPALAVASGLLLYVSFPPRPLWWLAPLALALLGRCLYGRRARAGFGLGVLHGLGFLLPLLVWTGEGVGPVPWLALVALESLLIGVTALGIALVSRLPGWPLWGAAVWIAGEALRARAPFGGFSWGKLAFGQPDGVFLPLVALGGTPLLSFAVALCGFGLYEALRVGADTRRATAALLAATAVAAPLAGALAARPLVSDAADDGTAVAAVVQGNVPRAGFDFNAQRRQVLDNHANRTIQLAQDVKLGKVPKPDFVVWPENSSDIDPFAEADAYAVIDNAVKTIGVPVAIGSVLAPETGPLRNTMILWDPVKGPVDTYDKRKIQPFGERIPMRSFVRLFSADVDRVRRDFGPGKEPGVFDMAGSGVGMVTCYEAAFDDAVRSTVQAGAQVIAVPSNNATFGRTEMTYQQLAMDRVRAVEHSRTVLVPVTSGVSAVIRPDGKIVQQTKMFTADALVAEIPLRSTETPATRFGPLVEYLLLAVAAAGLGWTLARRIGRAS
- a CDS encoding trypsin-like serine peptidase translates to MIQRLSSRPERRPRARARGRRASRILLALAAMTALLSVDVPDALAGPPLGVTTAAAADAASARVGALFAGGIDGGHFCTAAVVRSEDRDVIATAAHCLGGDLDTTYFAPGYRDGETPYGLWRLTDMYVAPDWTDGKDPDDDIAFATVAPLDGRQVEDLVGGFPVAAEQPAGATVSIVGYPSSEESPLHCANGTTMLSPTQRRIECPDLSGGTSGSPWLVDGALAGVLGGYEGGGTVPEVSYSAVMGDQAVELYREAAVNG